The region ACAATTTATAATATACGTATTTCTTTCATCCATACATTAGTCTCTTAATCTATATTACTGTTGTGTTGTGGATCTGTACCAAGGTGCACAAGGTGGGAGGATTCACCCGAGATAGGATACCAATCCACTGCAAgatgacatgcacacacaaatacacacccgGGGCAATTTATTATAGAGAACCAGAGGACCGAGAGCAATCTAATGTGAGCACTAGGAGAACATGTAGAATTCCGCACAAGCTGACAGGGAAGGCCACAGAAGAACGTTTAACTCATGAGATGACTTTTTTTGTGACATGATGCATTATCATGCTTGAAGTAGCATTCAAACAATACTTTGGTATTAACCAAGCAAAAGTGTGTCAAGAAAACAATCCTTACActattacaccacctccaccagcctggactgttaACACTAGCCAGGTTGAGTCCATGGATTCATACTGTCtgtgccaaattctgaccctaccatctGTGTGTCTCAGCTGAAATCAAGAATAATCAGACCAGGCTacatttttccagtcttcaactgtccagttttggtgaccTGTGCCAAAAGgagctttctgttcttggctgacaaaAGTTGAACCCGAtttggtcttctgctgttgtagccagTCCAACTCAAGGTCTTATTTGGTATTCATTCAAAGAtgcatttctgctcaccacaatggTACAaaatggttatttgagttattgtTATCTGTCAGCCTGAATCTGTTTGGTCGTTCTCttttgacctctctcatcaacaaggtaaTTCCATCAGTTTTCATTATTGCACCATTCTCAGTAAACATTGTGAGCATTGCATTGCTGCCACACCACTAGCTGATTAGTTAATCGTATGAATGAGGTGTACAGGTTTTCCTTATAAAGTTTTGAGAGTACAGAAATACCTTTTGCATTCAGGATTATCTGATGTTATGTTGATTAAGTGTAGAAAGCTATTTGTATACTGTTTGGTGAATCCTTATGAAAAGTTTTGTGATATTTGAAAGAATTTGTAACGAGTAAGGAAGTCAAATAAGGTCATAATAAAAAGTATGAATGCTAAGTGTGTTTCCTGTTACagatttacagtttttattgttCTAATTGTACAAATTGTTTGAAAGCTGTTCATGCagaatttgctttttttgtagAATTGGACAATGCTTGTATGAAAAAGATAACCATTTGATATGTTGtaggaaagaaggagagaatCCCTACTGTATATCAgctttgtacagtatatggtatATTCATTTGTACCCCTTCACAAAACTTTAGTTAACTTTAGGTGTGTGAAATCCACTGTACtttgaataatataaaatgacttCTAAGAAGCTAAAATAGCTGTGTGcatttcacttttttgtttggCACACTGTTAAACTTACAAAATCTTTTATGGAATACAGAAGAAGGTCAAGAAATATGTTTTGTAATTCCTATGTCCTGTCATTTGATCTGCGAAGAAGGTCCTTGAAGTGTATGAACAGTGACAGACCTCATAGAACTGTTCCACTCCCTGTGTAGTAGTGTGGCTTCAGCCTGTACACTGCAGCATCTTCACAGCAAGCAGCCAGGCTGATCACGCTGCTCCCTGAGAAAAGGCTGAAGGGAATACACATTGATAACACTGCACACAGATTAAAGGGCTACTCACCCAGCACTGAATACATTAAACCAAGCAGCAAGGAAGGCTGCCACGTGGGACCCAATCACATTGCCTGCTGCttgaatcacacacatacacaccacacacatacacacacgcacacacacacacacacacacacacacacacacacacacacacacacacacacacacacagagagggagatagatagatagatagagagagagagagagagagagagagagagagagagagagagagagagagagagagagagacttttcaATCAAAGGGCATTTCTTAGGTTTGATAGGTAATTTTAGGAAAACCACCAGTAAATGACACTTTGGGCCATTTTCATAATAAGCAATAATTCTGGCTATATAAATCCCTTAAACGTAATTACATATTCTTGTATATGACACAGGTTTGGCATCTGACCTCctcaagcttaaaaaaaaaccctgaaagcaACAGTCATGTGGGAAATGAACACATTGTAATTCACTGTTTTCTCTCAAATTATAAACGCAATTCAGCTTAAACAGGTTGGgaagtaaaatatattaaacattctGAATTTTAAGTCAAAGACCATATAGcctttatatattgtttatatcaCCCCAGTTTCATATTTTGATTAATATTTAGAAGTTTTCAAAAGACATGAATGATGTGAAGAGATTGTATGGTTATAGCTCTCATATTTTTCTATGcgtatttaaaaagatttatagTCTGTTTTATAGATTGTATTTTTATAGCTTAGTTGTCTTAGTTGTAGTTCAATGTACAATGTACATCTACtcatttttaaactgtttcataatatcaaactgttttattCAGATAAAATGCCTATGTTTAAACCTATGAgccaacaacaaaagaaaacttAGGTGGCAACACACGTAAAAGgctaatataaacacacaataataataataataataataataataataataataataataataataataataataaatagcatCAGTCTGTGttctatcatttatttaaaaaatatttgttcaataaaatatacacattttacaaaACAATGTTTGGCAATTACATTAAAGGCCGTTCTTCTGTTGTCAAGTACTCAAGTGTCAGAATACATCAGAATCGGTTTTCTGGATCAAATCCTTTTAAAAACCGAACTTCATGACAACACCAGAATACAATAAAACAGTTCtacggccacacacacacacacacacacacacacacacacacacacacacacacacacacacacacactcacacaaagacgATATGCAAACAAAAGAGAATAATCCATATCAccaaataaaaagtgaaaacaCCTTCAACAACAAAACTATTAAAGGGCAAAACAGATACAATTATCATGCAGTTTGCatcactgaacaacacacacacacacacacacacacacacacacacacacacaactcttcCAAGATGCGCGTTGGAATACAAAAGTTAACGTGTGTAGTGTTGCTTCCAGCTCATAGCAGCTTCCAGGACACCCGTTTTCTTGGTTCTTCATGGCACACACAGTGACTGGCAtctaattattaatattcatttttttaattattattatttataattttttttacatctagaCCTGAACCACTACCGGTGTGGAGCCTTGGAGCTCATGGCGATATTGTTCGAGCCAGTTCCTCAGTTCAGAGATGCGGTAACCCTCGGGTCCTCTGCCTCCCTGATAAACCACCTTCTCGTCCTTGACTACGTAGAGGCGCTCGAAGTAAGCACCGTACGCCGTGTTGGAGGAATTGTCCATGGTGTCCACGACCACGGCACTGCCAGGTACTATGGCGTTCATGAGACGCGCCGCTCGGATTCTGTCCTTTATACACCGGTGGCGCGGGATCTGGTACGGGGCGTCCGTGCTCACCCAGCCGTCGGAGGGATGCGCCTCCTCGATGTATATAAGCAACGAGTCGGCGATATCGGCGTACTGGTCAGCAACGCGCCGGAACGCGGCCAAGCGCGTCATAAACGGCGGTCATGAGCAGCTGCCGAAGTTAAGGATGAGTGGTCGTGCGCCGCGGGCGTAGTCCAATATACGCGCGCGTTTCCGTTCGCCGAGCGGCATAACCTCGCTGTTGGGTGCCTCCAGTCCCAGATGCGCTGTTTTACAGAAGTCCAACTTCTGGCTGTACCACACAGCGCGCAGTGACTCCAGCGTGAACATCCGGTTCGAGTCTGACACGGTCACCGGCGGGTCGTCTGGAGTCGAATCCTCCCGTTCACGCATCACCAGCACCTTCCTTCGGATGCAAACAAAGTCCAGAAGCCACAACAGCACCGCAGCCAACAGAAAGCGGGGCAGCAGCATCAGGGACACCAGCGCGTTTTTGAGTGCATTCACAAAGTCCTGCATCCTCTGAGCGGGTGCGCACAGACAACTATCACCTCCCTCcatctgtcttcctgtcttcaGCCTTCTGCTCCGAGTTCGCCGCTTTTATACGACTTGTAAGGATTtgaatatggaaaaaaaaaaagcctccacGCCTCCACACCCGTGCCGCCTCCTCACATGGAGGGGATTTACCTCCCGGCACCTCGGCCGCCTGGATGTGACAAACAGAACGGTacataaaaagacagaaaaggaggagggaggaaaagagagatGCGTTTGGAGCATGCATtcattacatcacattatacTGTCAGATGTAATTAATTGCACTATACAATGCAAAATTagttaggaaaaaaaatcacgtgGATTTCATTCCTTACCCTTCCTTTGCGACGTCACATCCACATTTGCCTTCTAAATATACAAGTCGATCCGAAGAGCTGCGGCGAAGCTTCACAGCGCACTGAAGATCGTGCCAGTGACGCTGAACACATCACAGAGGAGCTTATTAAAGCAGAGCGTGTGGAGAAATGGGAAGCGAATGAAGCTCCCAAGTGGGTCATCCAAGTTTGATCAGACTGAAGAAGTTCTTGGATGACAAGCTTATGGCAACTTTATGATGTATTCACTGGTTAGACAAATAAGAAGCACTGCACAGACCACAAGAAGTTCTTACATCATGATTTTCACAAAACACCGTACAGGTCTGTTTGGGTTGCTTTAGGCTGCTTCTAACTCAAGCCTGGAAATCACCCACCAGGCGGCGCTCGCGCTCCCCAAATAAGAGACAAGGACTTCTATAAAGATTAATCACTGGATCACACTATATTAATATTTGGACATATTTGGCCGTATATATCGCATGATATCATATCTTATAATAACGTTTTGACTTACATAGACACACTAGCTATTCTCAGCACGTTTTACTACATTCCATGTATATAAACTGTTCtagaattatattataatacatacatatatatatatacgtatatatatgtatatatatatgtatatatatatatatatatatatatatatatatatatatatatatatatatatatatatatatatatatatatatatatgtattataatataattctaGAACAATAATCctagtgttttatatatataaaacacttctACTTGCAGGCACAGTGATTGTAAATGTGCTTTTGTGTTCTAGATTATTcagacgtgtgtgtgccctatgatgagttggcactccgtccagggtgtatcctgtcttgatgcccgatgacgcctgagatatgcacaggctccccgtgacccgagatagttcggataagcggtagaaaatgagtgagtgagtgagtgagtgagtgagtgagtgattattcAGACTACTCCTAATTAATCCTTTCTTATTTTTCgtctgctatttttttttttattttttttttaattaagttgtGATTGTTCATTTTGCCCTTGACTTAATAACAATAAGaagtgaacaaaataaaaccaagtGGACCCATTGAGGagaattattatttctttatttttgctgtatatTAACTTAACAAAGAAAATTTGCTACTTAAAATACACTGGGAAATACACTGCTAACCCTGTTACCTCCTATAAACTCTGCTATGAGTTTGGCACACAATTACAGGTCACACAAGGACAGCTGAGAATGGGAAAACAGCCCAGATTCAGCTTCAGCAACAGCTATCTAGCACATAGAAATCATGTCAATAGTGTGTAGAGCACGCATGTTCTTCATAGATCCTTTTGCTTCAGCCCACTTAAGCTTGAgttatatttttgtctgtcaTCTGCAACTACAAGCATCTTATGGTCCAAAAATGCCTATACAGCCCTCACCTTCAGTTTACTAAGCTTTTAGTTACTAAGCAACCTTCATCTATGCCCACTCTGGATAATACTGTTATCAAGGCCAGTGTTTAGCACTGCAGGATTTTTCCTAGACAACTTTAATGTGCAGATGGTGTATAGATGTATTAGatctattatatattattagaaaTTAGATTACATGTATGGTATATATCTGGCATTCCTATTAATCATTATATATCATTGTTGCATTAAAAGGTTTGTCTCTACTACTCTTACTGTGCGATAATGAGACAATTTAATAGGACTGAGAATAAGGTCATTTCTGTTGTGACCTTGCTACAAACATTGTTTTGGGTGAGATAAATGAAGCAGTACCCCTTCAAAACCTTGGCATTGGTTCATTACTCATGAGCACAGTGGCATATGCCAGTAAAAGAGGAGTTTAACCTGCAAAAACAACTATACACTAGTGACAACTTACATGCAAACAAATCTGAAATGTTCATTTTCCATGATGCTTGGCTCCATAACTGCTGTTACAAATGTTTATGGGAAAATctatattgcttttattttctcacattGCCTTCTCCCTTTCAAGTATTTACCTCGAATTACAATAGCGCTTACATAAGCCATTCACTAATTTATTTGTCTTACTAAATGGACATGACACTAGGTTTTTGCTTATATTCTACCATTTTATATTTGCCTATTTTAAATTGCTTTAAATTGCGTTAAGCAATTTTTAAGATATTAATTTACTGTGTGCTTTTTTGACCCTAAGGTTGTCTGTTATTTGCAGGTTTTCTGTGTCAGCCTGGATaagaacacattttatttgcttttatgtaaatgttattataCTGACAGGATATTGGCCAGTGTTAATTTTGTGTAATGAAGAAGTCTTCACAGTTGTGCACAAGAGCCCTACATTAATTATGCATTTCATTTGCATAATCCTTTTTGATCCAGACATCCCAAAGCACCAGGAAGCACTATCACAAAGCCATGCTCATTCACCTCAGCATGGTGTCACACTCACTGTAGCTGAATGGAATTTCAAAGCCATGTCATGACAGTGGTCAGAACTACAGCACAGTACTGATTAATGAAATATGAGGGAGTTGGTGAGGAAAATGTGCTGGTATGAACGGCAGTCTTGTGAATTGTTTCACAAGATGAGAGTTCTCGTTTTCACTTTCAACTTGacgaaaaaaggaaacaaagacacaaaatGATCCTGTTGCAATCACAAAAAAGGAGCAAGATTACAtcatagaaatattttttttggtttgcatGAATATAAGTACGTTATGAAAAGGTGTAGTCAGGAGATATCCAGTCAAATCATCTTCTTTTGTTCCCTTTctaaaatgagtgtgtgtgtcttcatctCAGCACAGTGTCATTGTAATGATTTGATTTCACAGCAGTGCTTTAGTAGCAGAAATATAAGGTTAAATAACATTACTTATAGcaaatgtgttttctgtcttcttgtaggctttttttttaaataatagaaatacatTTGGTGAGTTTGTTATTTAATGTTACAATTTAATAAGTATTTCATTGCTTtggtttattatattatgaCAATAATATGTTTTCTATGTAATGGTTCATGGAAAGAAATGACCACTGATGATCATTCTTTATTATGgctgttgtgtttgtttcctgtttgaTGTCTTTGGAGATGTTAGTGTCTAATAATTTGGCTGAATTAACATTACTGACTGCATGGTTGTTTATTTCTATAGGGTGATATACacatgcatatttttttttttttttttttttttttttacctctaggTTGTTCTCAGTACACCATGAAGCCAGAGGAGGCCATTCTATCCTGTACTGTAGGTAACCTCACTGCTGTTGCTAATGAGGCCTATAAGGATTGTGTTGCCTGAAATCTTCTATCTGTTTGATGGTAAGCGACGGTATTCCGGGAATACAATCAAAGCGGGGATACACCATCCAGACCAAGGCATCACACACTAGCATCTTGATACCAATTTAGAGTAGCAAATCCACCTATCCATGTTTTTCTGAGGTGGGAGCTAGAAAGCCATTCAGACATTTAGGGAAACATGTGACACCTCACACAGTCCATAAAACCAGTTTAGTAATAAGAGCTGGACCCTGGGGAACTCTGTTCTTAATTATTACTTATAAAATGATTCTGTAAGCTATATTTAGTTAATAGCTGGATAAGGTTGGATAAATGTGGGCTAAAATGAATAGTGTACATGCATAAAACTTTATGTGTTCCTATTTTCACCTTGACATTTGTATCTTGTTTatgtctatttgtatttaaatgaatctattggattatttattttctctattgCAATAAATATGCAGAGGAAAATTGCTATTTAAAATACACTTAAAATACACTCCTAACCCTGTTACCTCTAATAAACCCTGCTAAGAATTTGGCATGGAGTCCCAGGTCACATGAGGACAGCGAATCGTATGAAATGGGACAGCACTGTGCTGGAGCTCACAAAAAATACCTTTATTACCACCTTCTTTTGTGCTAAGAAAGGGCTCTTTGTGGGGGTATCGTAATTTTGGCCCAAAGTGCACTTGAAAATTTCACTGCGCCAGCTGAATTTGAATATCATACCCCCTATTGCGCCAAACACCAACATCAATGCAGACAATTTCAGTTTTGACCAGAATAGCAGTTAAATCAATACAAGAAAAAATTGTGTTGAGCCCAAAGTAGCAATATGCTTTATAGTACTTTAAAGCTTAGTACTTTGTAGCTTTAAAGTCTTAAAAGATCTTGAAAATAATGTTGCATATTTGCTACAGCAAAGAACCTTTGTTTTATGGCTAGGATAAAGATAAATATCACAATATACATGCATACTGAGAAGTCAGGAGCTGTCAGAAAGCCCACATATTCATATGGTCAGAATTACACAGTTGGCAGTGTTATATACGTATTCAAGTGCACTATGTATGATGCACCTTAAACAAAAGAACACTGTTATTCAAGTGTAAACTGGAAACTGAGCAGACCTTATATGACCAGTTGATTCGGTGTGTGTGCAATACATGTGCTTTGTGAGTCAGAAAGATTCCTGAACATAGGCTGCACTCTGTTTCCCCATGAGGCACAAAAGTGATTTTGCAACTCCCAATATCTAAAACGTACTTTGAGTCACGTATTTTGAACAGCTAGCAATTAAATCCATACAGCAGCATCACTGTGTGAATGTAAGCACTTGCACAAGTTTTCTTTAGCCAGACAACAACTACTGTATAGTCAGCAGTGCTAAATGAACTTGATGAAACTTTCCTATGAATCATTGTCAATATAAGCACAACACAGACATGCAGGGTTTCACTGGGAATAATAATCTTAGCATCATTTTCAGTAtcatgtattattcattcatatcCATTTCTACAAAATAAGAaatctcttaaaaaaacaacataatgtTCGGGACAGTATACAGAGTTTATCATACATTTTCAAGCTAacacaatgtaaacaaaaaggCTGCTGTAATGCTAACCAGTAAACTTATAAAAGTAACCATATAGAACTGGAAAAACATGAAAAGACATACATTCTGTTAAGCAGCACACTCAGCTGAGCATGTCAGAGAACACAAGACCACTGAACAAATAATGTAGGTATTGTAGCTAACGTTGTGCCTTGTGTTTCAGTACATAATTATTTGACTATTATATTTGGAGCCTTTCTCAGTGATGTATGAAAATCTGTGCATTTCAAATCGTACACTGAATATACACACAATTTTTATGGGtgctgaaataaaacataattaaatctAGTCAGAACAGATTTTATACGTTTATTAATTTGATTCAGTTTCTTCTCATTTACAGAATTTCGTAGACGTCCTTTTCTCGTccctacatacagtacatacatacacacatacatacacatacacatacatacatacatacatacatacatacatacacacatacacatacatacatacatacatacatacatacatacatacatacatacatacatacatacacacatacatacatacatacatacacacatacacacatacatacacacatacatacatacacatacacacatacatacatacatacatacatacatacatacacacatacacacatacatacatacacacatacatacatacatacatacatacagttcaGAACATTTTCAATTCTGGTGAAATAATAATGACCTTTTtaagtgacattttaaaaaaatcacaatttaaaaaaaaaattctatttgaCAGATATTAGCTGaaggggggggcatggtggcttagtggttagcacgttcgcctcacacctccagggttgggggttcgattcccgcctccaccttgtgtgtggagtttgcatgttctccccgtgcctcgggggtttcctccgggtactccggtttcctccccgggtccaaagacatgcatggtaggttgattggcatctctggaaaattgtccgtagtgtgtgagtgcgtgagtgaatgagagtctgtgtgtatgccctgtgatgggttggcactccgtccagggtgtatcctgccttgatgcccgatgacgcctgagataggcacaggctccccgtgacccgagaatagttcggataagcggtagaagatgaatgaatgaatgagatatTAGCTAAGGTTctcctaatttttttattagctgACATTCATCTAAttgatttgtttacttttctagATTTGTTAACCTTTACTGCACTTAGTTTTCTGTAACTAACTAGGAATGGACCACTGGGGCAAAAATCACACCGCCCCATGCTCCAGAGAGGAGCAGAGAATTGGCTGATTGTGTAGGTACTTTGTATGTGGTAATTTGAATGTTATGCATGTTGTGAGTAATGATGTCACATCCTGCCTCGGTATGCATGTCATGCAAAGTGGAACTAAATATCTGTGCCTCCATGAAAGCCTGTGAGCTCTTCAGACTATGTAATACATGCAAACAACATTCTGGATTGAAATTGCAGTACAGCAACAACTGCATAAGTAAGTAGCCATAGCAACAAGATAACCAGCTTGTTATAATATGATAAGTATACTGTTCATGATTACCTTATCAAATCAGTGATGAGTATTATCAATGTTCTACATTTATCCAAATTCTGAGACCGTAAATGAATTTATTGAAAGCAAACACTGCTATAACCGCCTTTAAAAGGAGTACTTTACATTTTTCACAGTGTGAGTAGCCAAGATCTGACGTCACTCGGTAGAATGGGGAGGGAAAGGGTAGTTCATAAGAAATATTGTAAAGAGTGGGAGACAGAAAGTGGGATAATGGAGTGGATCATTTCTGtacaggagaaaaatatattaaacactCACATTTCTCATATAAAggcagagaaaaagaagaaaatgtctCCTTTTTTTGGTCAAGGTtcattttgtgcttttgtttggtttgtgaGAGTTAGTTGTGCTAATGCAAGATAACTGCATTTTGTTAGCctgtaaaaaatatatcagaGCCTATAACATTATTCAGCTGTGACATGTGTCTCATGACTTAGTGTAGTTTGAGAGGAGAGTTTTAGTACAGCAACAAAACAGCACAGAacagtattctgtgtgtttatgtgggatTAATTAAATTAGCTGATGctcaattataaaataaaattctagtACAAAATGACGATGTGTCAAAATGAATTGTGTCACAGGAATCGATCAGATAGATGTTTGGTGTTTTTCTGAAGTTTGGGTTTTAACCAAACCAGGCTCTTTCTTTAACAAGTCTTTGTTGTATATAACAGAATACATTGTGCTGCTATTGTAGAATACAATTTTTATAATTACTTCTCGTTTTATCATGAAATTAACCTTGTTTTTACTTCTTGAGTCACAATCAGGGATCAAATGTTATCTGAAATtatgtttgatttgatttatttttttttaaccaatctGTCTTTGTTCTTGTAGTTTTACAAACACAGGACATGATGAAATGAAACTGAACATGATGGTAAGTGCAAAAAGATGGTAAGCTGTAACGTATGGAAGAAATAACCTGCAATAAAATAACCAAGTCATCTCAAATTCACTATCATCTATATTACCCAAAAAAATTCTTTTGAAGTTTCACCATAATTCAAACGTCACCATGTTCATGACATGAATTTAAAGGAATAAATCTATTTGATGATCAGAATGCAATAGCAAACATCACACATtctttttacatgttttaaatTAATGGTGACTTCAATGTAAATCTCTCCTGCAAAGCCAAAAGGGCATTTGAGGCCACAGTTTGATGTACATTCCTGGGAATGCTCCAGGCCTCTGCTAAACTGTTACAGCACAGTGCACTGCATCCTCTGAAAAATAGGGGCATTTGAGGCCACtgagcatttttctttttttttctttctttttatcagaagGCATGCGCTCCTAAATCTGTGtggctacacacaaacacacacgttctGATAAACATGTTGATGCTTTTGAGAAGCAGAACATAGACACAGGGTCAAAAGGGCAGATAATGAGAAACACAAACTGAAAtacactgaaatgttcagaattTATGTAAAATGTGAGAATGAACCTGGgtattaaatgattaattcGTTTTTTAAgccaataaaaatacataaccAATCTTAGCTGGAATTCACTGGTGGAGTTATTCTTACCTGACAGACAGAATCTGACTTGTCAAAAGAAAAATCGCTCTATGTTATGACTGTGTATGTGGTGGAACCTTGACAAAGACAATGAATGTAACCCACATAATTTCTCTACAGGAAATAGCTatcctgaggaaaaaaaacaatcaagtcCTGTCCTGTCCCATTACAGGAACTGTATGTATTAAAGCAGTTAACCGTCATTATTTTAGCTCAAGCTTTCATTACACAACATCTTCTGTATGCTCAGAAATTTGACCCATTTGCCTACATTATGatttttatgttaaaagttCTATGAGCAAGGAAAAATTGCTATGTAAATTATAAAGAACCGAAAATGATTAGAAGACATAGAAGTTGTCAGGGAATTCTGAATTTTGAAATTAGCTGGTTAAAAACTGAACCTGAACAGGTATTCAGCTAAAGTTATATCAGAATAAATGTACATACTTTTATACataatatgttaatataatatgACATTGATTGAATGTTATTAAATTACTCTTg is a window of Tachysurus vachellii isolate PV-2020 chromosome 3, HZAU_Pvac_v1, whole genome shotgun sequence DNA encoding:
- the dio3b gene encoding iodothyronine deiodinase 3b, with amino-acid sequence MEGGDSCLCAPAQRMQDFVNALKNALVSLMLLPRFLLAAVLLWLLDFVCIRRKVLVMREREDSTPDDPPVTVSDSNRMFTLESLRAVWYSQKLDFCKTAHLGLEAPNSEVMPLGERKRARILDYARGARPLILNFGSCSUPPFMTRLAAFRRVADQYADIADSLLIYIEEAHPSDGWVSTDAPYQIPRHRCIKDRIRAARLMNAIVPGSAVVVDTMDNSSNTAYGAYFERLYVVKDEKVVYQGGRGPEGYRISELRNWLEQYRHELQGSTPVVVQV